In Umboniibacter marinipuniceus, a single genomic region encodes these proteins:
- a CDS encoding Lrp/AsnC family transcriptional regulator, producing the protein MSALDAVDGKILKLLGGDGRMTNKQLAAELGVAPSTALERVKRLEQSGVITGYRCEVDPHKLGAHLQVLVSILLNHHTRDSVMSFLSFLNDHEEVLTSFHTGGDYDVVAHVALADTSQLREWIFDTLTNHPEVKGVQTAVVFG; encoded by the coding sequence ATGAGCGCCTTGGATGCGGTAGATGGCAAAATCTTGAAGTTACTCGGCGGTGACGGCAGGATGACCAACAAGCAACTAGCTGCTGAATTGGGTGTAGCCCCGTCTACCGCCCTAGAGCGCGTAAAGCGGCTAGAGCAAAGCGGTGTGATCACCGGCTATCGCTGCGAGGTCGATCCACACAAGCTAGGTGCTCACCTTCAGGTCTTAGTTTCAATACTGTTAAATCATCATACTCGCGACTCGGTCATGAGCTTCCTGAGTTTTCTTAATGACCATGAGGAAGTGCTGACGAGCTTCCATACCGGCGGTGATTACGACGTGGTAGCGCATGTTGCGCTTGCCGACACGTCGCAATTACGAGAGTGGATTTTCGATACGCTCACTAATCATCCGGAAGTGAAGGGCGTGCAAACAGCGGTGGTGTTTGGTTGA